In the genome of Arachis stenosperma cultivar V10309 chromosome 2, arast.V10309.gnm1.PFL2, whole genome shotgun sequence, the window GTCCATAAAATCCTATTTCTGGATTAGAAGTAGCCATCTGTTTTGTTCCTGAATTTTTAGAAAAGTATACTTGGTTGCTTgaatgaagaaaaaaagaaaagctttGCTTGTTGTGGTCTTATGAGGAAAATGAAGAGATAGATCAATGTAGTGATTAGCAAAAAAACACAATAACAAGAGATGATTTCAACAGTATTTTAGAATGCGGGCCCTTGGTGCGATGTGATGTTTTTATTTCAGTGACAAAAGTGATATTTATCAGCAGTTTCTTGCAATGAGTAAGAAAGAAACTAAAGTGTAAGTGTCAAACTAGGAGTTGCTTTTTGGATGCTTTGGTTTTCTGCGGAGGCTTGCTTTTATTTTAAACTTGTTTGGGTTaaaaagaagggaaagaaaacaAGCAAAGTGTTCTTCCATTCCTTTTCTATGTGCTGGTTAACATTTTGATCATTATTAAGATGAAAAGATGGTTGGAAAGTGAGTCAAGGAGTTTTTTCTTTATGTTCTACCAATCTAATTATTacacatttctctttttcaagtTTTGGCTAATAGCCTCTCCCTTCATATTATGTAAGAAGCTAATGTTatatgaattaatttatttttggtgCTAGTATACTATATGGATATTTacattttaatttgtatatatttatagaTTTAATATTGTTAAAGTATTTAATAATTAGATTTTATGGCTTCTTATTCAAAATGAGGTAGCCGATCGTGAAGTTCCCATTTCAGAGTCTGCAGAGCATTCGACTTCTACATTACCTCCTTTCCCAACCACATCATCTGAGCGCAAAAATCGATCAGCACTTCAAGAAAACCCCTGATGATGAAAGTAAGGCTCAATGTCAACACTGTTTAAAAGTGATCAAGTGTGGGAATGGAACAAGTGCAATGAGATCACATTTAAAGATTTGCATAAGCAATCCCGGTTTAGATAGAGGCAAACGACAGAAAACATGCACATCGCCTAGCCCAGAAGCACAAGTGGGTAGGTTTGATGCAGAATATGCTCGGGAAAAATTGATATCAATGTTTGTTCGCGAGGAGCTTCCTTTTCGATTTGTAGAAAGTCAAGGTTTTAAAGAATATTCAGCGGCCTTGCAACCAGGATTCAATACTCTTTCACGTTTTACATTGGCACGTGACATCTTGGTGCTCCATTAAACAAAGAAGGTTCAACTTCAAAAATACTTTTCCAAATACGGAGGAAGAGTTTGTCTTACAACTGATAACTGGAGTTCGTGTCAGAATATGGCGTATATGTGTTTGACTGCTCATTTCATCGATGTGGACTGGAAGTTGCAAAAGAAAATACTTAATTTTTGCCAAGTCACCAGCCACACGGGAGAGATTATGGCTCAAAATGTTGAAGCTTGCTTGAATAGCTGGAAGTTGAACAAAATCTTGAGTTTGACAGTTGATAATGCATCGTCTAACGATGTAGGAGTTATGTATTTACAAAGAAGACTAAATTCTTGGAAGAGTTCAATTTTGAATGTTGAGTATCTCCATATGTGATGTTGTGCGCATATTTTAAACCTGATTGTGAAGGATGGATTGAAGGAGATTGATGATTCGGTCGCTAAAATTCGAGATGCTATGAAGTATGTCAGATCTTCAAATTCAAGATTAATTAGGTTTAAGGCATGTATTGCACAAGAGAATATTCCACATAAGACTCTTGTTTGCCTAGATGTTGAAACGCGATGGAATTCTACATACTTAATGTTAGTAGCAGCCTTAAAGCATCAGAAGGCATTTGAGCTATTAGAGATGCAAGACAAAAAATAGGATGTAAGTGCATAATTAAACTGCTATCTCTAGCATATTTTAATtcctaatatatttattatttaccaCATAGGTGTTGGATTTGGTGGCTACTATGCTAATCATGCAGGAAAAAAAATAGGATGTCAAACACACTGGTATTTGCCAGCTGTGTTTTCGGTACGCAATGTCTTTTTCAGGCTTGTTaccgtttttatttattttatcttattactTAATTGGTGTCACTGACTTAGCCCCTAACTATTAAATTCAGCAATTCATACTGCAATGTGATACCAAAATTGAAGTTATGTTGAAATATTATCAAAAAGAATTTATGGGAAAAGTTGATAAAGGTCTAAAAAAGGTATATGATTTAtcgtatttttaatttttttttattatttaatggCATTTATCTTTATGAACTGAtctatactttttatttttttaaaaaaaaaattatatctagTAATATTCTAATACGTGAAAGTTGGTACTAGATTTTTTTACCTATCAACGAGAACAACACACATTGGTATCTGGTTGTTTTTGCTTTGTgcaatcataaaaaaattctgCTAAACGCCTTACCGATTGCTACAGATAAAGAACAAAAGAGATCGAGTATAGTAAAGCTGGTAAATTAACTTTCTCCATTTTCACTTTTATGACATTTTTTTAGGTTTCAAATACCGtcctttatttaatttttttcctatATAAATAGGCAAAATATTTGGAAGATATGCTCAAGTATGACTCGTTCTATAAATACAACACTCCGTTCAGGCCAAGGACACTTGATTTTGCATTTGTGGATATGCTAAAAACAGGAGAACAAGCTCCTGGCTCGTAAGGAATATCTGTATTTGTGTTTTcctctttcaaatttttatctGCGTAAGTTAACCGCGTCTTATTTAACACAATAATGATTGTGGGGTATGGGTGGCAACCTGGATGACAAACTATAGGAAGACGTATAGTTATACAATAAATGTAATTTTCTTTCGCTAAAAAAAATAGTACTTCAATTGCTAATGTGTATGGTTTTGTTGGTAacctaaaatatttatatttttcagGTTAATGATGGTACAAGGATGCGACTTGTGTTGGATTTGATTCTAAGGCCCCACAACTTGATGCTGTGTAATGTGATTGAATCTGCTACCAGGAATTACAATAAGTATAAACAAAAGGAgtcaaacaaaaattaaataatcgTAATTGTCATGTAGTCATGTTTAGATTATATTAACTACTAAGACTTGTTAGTTTCATCTcttttacttaaaaaattattatgcacTATATTTTTTATGGACTCTTGTTGAAAATTAATGTTTTTGTCTTTCGTTCGATTTTAGTTGAATTTAGGTGAAGCTTAATTTTCACTCTAGCATTTTGATTCCTTGAACCACTTCTGTGTTGTAagcttaattgaaaatttgatactaaaatatattaagcattttaaaataaaaacaacatGAGAGAATGGTTATAATCTATCTTCTGAAAATTGGTTCGGACTGGTCGGTTGAACCATGAACAGCTACAaaaaacaactcggacaaatgTTAAAACCTCAAATTTCAAAAACCGCAATTGAACCGTCGAATCGGCCAAGAACAGGTCGGTCGAACCGAACCATCACCAGGCCGGATTTTTGGAATAAGGGAAAAATGTAAAGTTCTGAAAACGGTTCGAACCGACTGGTCGAACCGGTCAAATCGTGAACCGAGGGGAAAAGCGGTTTGGACCAAGATTCTGAAAACCCGTTTGAACTGGTCAGTTGAACCGTGAATCGGTATAAAAAATGAATCGGTCATATATCAAAACTGAAAGATTTAGAAACCGTTGTTGGACCGTCGAACCGGTCGAGAACCGGTCATTCGAACCGAACTGAGACCCGACCGGTTTTCTAAAATTTGCTCAAAACGGTGTCGTTGGTTAGAGGAACCCTAACCAGTAACCAAAACGCACAGCACCTTCCTGGCCTCTCCTCTCTCACAGTCTCACTCAGCCACTCTCCTCCGAAAATGGATCCTCTCCATTTTTTTCCACTGGAGAGAATAAAGTATGATCTCTCATCTTTAATTCTATAAGTGGGACCAGAAATTAATAAAAGAGAGAGAACAATGAATGGTGAGATCACACACTGGACATTATCCAGTTTTTTTCCcactggagaggatccattCCCCTCTCCTCTTTCCTCTCATCGAGTTCCTCCTTACTCCCTCACTTCCCTGTCTCTAGCCTCTGAACGAACACACTGAAGAACGTAGAAAAGATAGAAGAGAACTCGAACGCAGCTTGGAGGAAGCACCGAAGCAGCCATCTCTCGTCGCCGTTCCTCAACGTCCAGCCACTACCGCTGCTACAGCTTCGGCACAACGTCGCCTTTGTTCGCTGTGTATCCGCCTCCTTTTTGGCCAAGCTTCTGCGTCTGTTTTTTGGCCAACCCTTGTTCTACCCTTTTTGGCCAACCCTTGTTCGAGCTGCTTAGCCCTCTGTTCAGTCCTCTACGCCGCGTGTTTGAGCCTCTGTTTAGCCTTTGTTCCGCGGCCTTTCAGCCACCGTTCCGCCATTGTCGGCCTCCATTCAACCATCTCTGTCGCGATTTAAAGCTCCTCCCTTTCCCTGTACTATTTGAATTTCAGAACTGCTCCATCCTAGGGtgatttttttccttcttcttgtTTTTTCTTGTATTAATTATTCagttattgtttttttttttattgttgttttcatGGTTAGTATGTTTTCTAGTTCTTATTTTGTTGTTTGTTTGTTGTAGTTTAAAATGTTAATTGTACttgttattttgattttcagttttaattgatCTTATTAACTtgttaatttgataaattattgTTTTGGTGTTGTTCTCTACCTTTTGATTGTTATATTGTGTTTTACTGTGGTTGATTTAATAAATTGTTCATTGAGTGGAAGATGAAAACTTGCCATGGTAAAATTACTCCTACCATGTTAAAACTGCTCCTATTGGTTTAGTATGGCTCAATCCATGCTTCCAAAGAGATTCTACCACCATGCTTGGACCTTCTCTCTGAGGTTGGTCCTGTGATGATTAAGGATGTAAATCTTGTGACCCACTTTAGGAATGAActttttagtttcttttttaaattgGGTGTCAAAATTTTGTTTGTTGATCCTAGTAATTTTGTTTGTTGATGTGTGAATATATTCTTTTATATTCCTCACTAAGTCATAGTGATCTATATGCCTTTGATCCCATAGCCTTTGTATTGTTGCATATTGGTAGATAGAAGGTATCAAATTTTGTGACATATCTATTATGTTGCAGATCTAGAAAATTGGTCGCTTTATTATATTCCCTAGAAACAATACAACTATACAACTACTAAACCTATAAACCAGCCAACATATTTAAGGATATCCTTCAGTGGTGCCAATGTGAGAATGGTTGAATTCTTGTCTTCTCTCTCTGGAAaactttattataatttttttaagttttaaaaactGTTTTAACATTCTTATGCACTAATAAGCTCATAGCTCATTTTACTCACAGTTGTTCTTATTGGTTCTCTCTATTATGTGGCTGCCTCGCCCAAAGGtcctcttttcttattttatttttaagctTGCTTAACGATCTCTTGCTTATTTGTTTACTTCTTTCAGATCCCACTTATGTTGTGGCACCTGTTTTGCAATCTCGCTCAGGCCGTCAAGATTTGAAAAAGCTATTTGAAGGTTCAATTACTTATTCCTGCAGCAAAGCATTAGAATCAGTTCATAGATTCATAGATTGAACAAAGTTTTATTTGGTTCAGAAAGTGGTGGAATAAAGTCATAAACTTATAAATTTTCTCTATGATATAATATCTACTAGTCATTGATTAAGcaattttttcttattatatCTGATTCATGAGTCTGATTGCACTATCTCCTTTCGGTATGCAGCATGGTATGAGAAGCGccaaatgaaaaagatatattcCCCTCTTCTTGAAGGACTTCTTGCCCTCTACTTGGGTTTTGAATGGATTCAAGTAATCTTCTTAGCTTTACATTTTATATaatcttttgaaaatatttttctgttttgTGTAAGATTGTCAATGATAAACTAATTGGCAATGGTTATGTGACAGACAAATAACATTCTAGCTCCCATTATCACACATGGCATATACTCAATGGTTATATTGGGACATGGTCTTTGGAAAATTCATGACCACCGGCGTAGACTACGGCAAAGAATCCAACAGCTCAAATCAGAAGAAAGATATTCCAAGTAGATTTTGAAATACCATCCATGGCTGACACAGCTTGATGAAAAATTGTATATGTATTAGAGTTGTTAATCTTGTAAAGGAAAGTTGTATACTTATGTTAGTTGAGATCTCTTACATACAGAATAAGCAAGTTCTGATTACAAAATTTTCCAGTTATGAATGTTTTCCAATAAAATGGGAGAAAATGTTTGGTGAAACAAATAGCACATTTACTGTTCTATTTAAATTATCCTTCGAACGTTTTATTTGAACCACTAGCTATCATGGGGTGAATAATTCAACATGTGACGTAGTGGGGTAGTATATATCCTTTACGGCTTTACCCCAATGTTGACCGGGCTAAATGAGAGACAAAAAAAGACATACAAGTTAGGTGCTGGTTAAAGTCAAGCTGTAAACACAAAAGAAAGTAGGTAAATAGATAAGCATCTAAACAATGTTACATAAGATTCTTCATAAAGAAAAGGAATTTATTTTGGGTAGATAAAactgaaaattttaattaaacatTTTCTCACATGGAGCATTATATATCAcccaaaaaggaaaagaaaatacatattAGTAATAGTATAAAACAACATATAACTTAGATAATAATGTACTAAGTCAACTATTTTCGTAAGACTAGTGTAGAAATCAATACCACCAAACTTCTAATTCATACATACAATAAATACAGAGTCACTTAAGGTCTTCCTTCAGCTTTAGCAGCAATGACATATTCATAGGCCGTGGaatgctagaatgaagtttaaCTAGTAGTCTCAATCTTCCTCTAACTGAGCGATGATGCTTGCAAAAACTCGATACCCTTGAGACATATCCGTATAAAGGCAATACTCATTCTGGGCATGGTATGTATCCATTAGACGTAATAGTAACATGAAATGCAAGTGAGTAACTTATTTCTTATCTACATCAAGATTCAACGTGTATAAATTTGTTCTTAGGAAGGCCATACCATATCCATCAGTTTGGACATCAAAACCTTCATCCTGCGGTAGAAAAAATAAGAGTTCAAGTAAGGGATCTGAGTGCTAATTGCCTACAActagaaaagatttttaatttttgccgAGCAACAAGAATGTATTGTCACCTGTAGCTCCCGAATTAGTGGCAAACTTCCAGTAATTGAGTAAGGCTTCACATGCCCAATTACTTCTTCAGTTGCTTTGCACAAAACATGGTAGCCTCTGAAATTAAGATCAAAAGCTACTCTAGAATTTGCCTCATCAAAAGTTAGAGTAAGGCTGTAGAAGAATACAAAGGAAGCCTTAATAGCTACACATACgtgaaaattaaaaatcaagGGATCCAAACCTTAATAGCTATATGTAGTGGAGGATAAATAAGTCAAACCTTCCCCTTAAGTCATCATCAGGCAAGACATATTTTGAAACAGGACCCCGTGTTTCTAGCTTATGTATGTTGAGATTAATGTTGTCCACATATTCTTGCAGCTTTGTCACTACATCCTTCACTACATCCTTCACACTGAACAAAGTATTAGACCACAGGATATGCTTGAAAAATCATTGAAATCTCTGATTCTCACATGTTTTCTTCTACCTTTACGGAATTATTTTGCAAATGAAATATACTAGTAAACGAAGAATAAAAAATTGGATCCAAAGTTCCAAAAAGAGGACAACTTTGGCCATATTATAAGATGTTGCTTACTTGTAAAATGGGGTTAACCTGCAacacacaaaataaaaacatcACTAATGCCATATCAAAACCATTCCTAAAAGAAAAATCTAGATTGATTGTAATTTCCTAGAGCATAAACCTGACATCTCCTGAAATAGTACATTCCCCTGGAATTTGGTTGATTCCACCTCCAGGATCTACAGTAGAAAATATAATCATGAATATTGAAGATCTTATATTAAAAAGAAGTACTAAAGTAATAATTTGAGCCCATAAACTTACAGCTCCATTGGGTTGGTTTCATGGTTGATGCGGTGGCAAACCCATAGATCTGTTCCTGTGGATGTGGTGGAAAGTCTTCATAAAATCGTGACTGGATTTCCTTTAGAGCATCCATGGATAGCTCCAGAGGATTTATAGCCTGCAAGAaaccaaatataaaataatagacAAGTTAACAACTCAATACTTACAATATTATAAAGCTTAAGAGTTGAAGTCACagaaaacattaaaattaaaaaaaaatgtattgATTGGTCAATACTTGGTCAAGTTGCCACGCAGCAGGGGGTAAGGCCTAAATACAAAAGCAACTATAGAATTGGTTATAATCTACTTTGATAGTCACAGAACTAAGACAagcttttttcttctctcttgtTTTGTCATCAAGAATACAGTTTAGTAGAGAAAGAGTAAAATTGGAATAATTATGTTTACTTACACACACATACCACATCTCTCACAAAATCAAGAATTAGAACTTTATTGTTGagttattaatattatatatcatactcatcaaataaaaaaaccaaaataaaaataatagtagTAGAAAATGCCATAGCCGAGCGAAATATTAAAGGTAGTACTATATGAATGAAGAGCATACTTTATGAGCTAACCCACTGTGAAAGAGTTTTTCGGTGACATGAAGTTTCCAAGGTATCATTCCACCACACCCTTTTGCTTATAGTACCCCTTCTCTGCCAAGGCCTTGCCCATAACCTTAACAATGATTCCCTCACGCAACCAATAGTCTTTCCTGTttattttctcctttttcttctcctcttccctTATCAATTCTTCCAAGGTTGACTTTCCTCCACCACCACTCTCTTTTCTCTTCAAACTATTTTCCGGATTTCTTTCCTTGTATTTATCTTCCTCATCCTCATCAAACATAGCCTTCTTCGATAAATTATCAGAATAATTAACAATGGAGTAATTCACAGTAAAAACAATAAGATTCACAGATTAATTAATACTTATTCAACCCATAACAAGTTCACAAATTAACTaacaataattatttaataattgttataaaaaattacCTAGAAGTTAGAAGCCCTAGAACAGAGCAGAGCAGATCCTGAGCAAGAGGGGGACAAGGGAATGACTGAAGGGATGACAGGTGGAACAGAGATAGCGCCGGCGATGATGGAACAGAGCTGCGCGACGGAAAAAGGAGGCGAGCCCGACGACGATGGAACCGAGCTGCGTGGCGGTGCTTTCAAAGCTGAAACAGTAGCTGCACGATGGTGGAACAGAGCTGCACGATAACGACGGTGGCTTCGAAGCTCCTTTCGGCGACGGTGACGGGAGATGGACGGAGATGAGGGAGTGAGATCGATGACGGAGAGAGgaaggaggagctcgagggTGATGGGAGGGATGGGT includes:
- the LOC130962671 gene encoding acetylornithine deacetylase-like; the encoded protein is MFDEDEEDKYKERNPENSLKRKESGGGGKSTLEELIREEEKKKEKINRKDYWLRCGGMIPWKLHVTEKLFHSGLAHKAINPLELSMDALKEIQSRFYEDFPPHPQEQIYGFATASTMKPTQWSYPGGGINQIPGECTISGDVRLTPFYNVKDVVKDVVTKLQEYVDNINLNIHKLETRGPVSKYVLPDDDLRGSLTLTFDEANSRVAFDLNFRGYHVLCKATEEVIGHVKPYSITGSLPLIRELQDEGFDVQTDGYGLMDTYHAQNEYCLYTDMSQGYRVFASIIAQLEED